In one Candidatus Desulfatibia profunda genomic region, the following are encoded:
- a CDS encoding phage tail length tape measure family protein, whose product MADKETKVIVSADTSRYERSMRDAKSASDKATSAIKQGWDSVKGPMIAAAAVIGAVTYAMYKCVEAANVQEAAENRLGAVLKATGGAAGYNLDQLKKMASAMQAVTTVGDEVILSGMAILATFKQIRGEGFERTMMAAADMSEVMQQDLKSSLVMLGKAMNDPIANLSAMTRAGVQFTIQQKDQIKTLWESGKTVEAQNIILKEMESQFGGAAKAARDVFGGAVNAAKGVFGDLIEEIGFGITKNEAWIQLVKDTETAMKGAIQAIKDNKDEIKKWADAVAGSLDVALKLAEGIAKIGTAAYRATKYVAALGMSLTTEVAAIDLLNGIEGGGGRFRGKGVTGLWEPEVPKVGRVVGGDTTKPDQEKFDKELERIVSQEEEKFQIALYSQSRMEELMMESGARISQMEYDRSQREIKMAKDAQEQKLDFYEAAAGGISKTFMQIAQAGGKQSKKAFEVYKAFSLVEATISGYKAILQAMSAYPPPYSFIMAGIAGAAAAVQIGLISSAQPPSYDKGGISTTPGVYYAGVPEAHIPLQGGKVPVSIDGGGQTFIIHMDNPVFQDTETQQRVFVQIAEVVAKRVAPGAVVQNYRDDKEIRAMVRGKL is encoded by the coding sequence ATGGCAGATAAGGAAACAAAGGTAATCGTATCAGCCGATACATCTCGCTATGAGAGAAGTATGCGTGACGCAAAGTCGGCGAGCGACAAGGCTACCAGTGCTATTAAGCAGGGTTGGGATTCTGTAAAGGGGCCGATGATTGCAGCGGCTGCGGTTATCGGTGCAGTCACTTATGCTATGTATAAATGTGTCGAGGCTGCGAATGTCCAGGAGGCTGCTGAGAATCGGCTTGGAGCTGTTTTAAAAGCTACCGGAGGCGCAGCAGGATATAACCTTGACCAGCTTAAAAAAATGGCATCCGCGATGCAGGCCGTCACAACTGTTGGGGATGAAGTTATTCTGTCCGGTATGGCGATTCTGGCAACATTCAAGCAAATCCGGGGCGAGGGTTTTGAGCGGACTATGATGGCCGCGGCTGATATGTCAGAAGTCATGCAGCAGGATTTGAAATCGTCTCTTGTTATGCTCGGCAAGGCCATGAACGATCCGATTGCCAATCTTTCAGCGATGACCCGGGCAGGCGTACAGTTCACGATTCAGCAAAAAGATCAAATCAAGACCCTTTGGGAATCCGGCAAAACCGTTGAGGCTCAAAACATTATCCTGAAAGAAATGGAATCCCAGTTCGGAGGCGCAGCCAAAGCGGCCAGGGATGTTTTCGGCGGGGCTGTTAATGCCGCAAAAGGAGTTTTTGGCGATCTTATAGAAGAAATTGGCTTTGGTATTACCAAAAACGAGGCTTGGATACAACTTGTCAAAGATACCGAAACAGCCATGAAGGGCGCAATTCAAGCCATTAAAGACAATAAAGACGAGATTAAAAAATGGGCTGATGCCGTGGCCGGTTCGCTCGACGTGGCCTTAAAACTTGCCGAAGGAATCGCAAAGATAGGGACGGCGGCATATAGGGCGACAAAATATGTTGCCGCGCTGGGCATGTCATTAACAACCGAAGTAGCGGCGATTGATCTGCTTAATGGCATCGAGGGGGGCGGCGGCAGGTTTAGAGGAAAAGGTGTAACCGGATTATGGGAACCGGAAGTGCCTAAAGTGGGTAGAGTGGTAGGCGGCGACACAACCAAACCAGATCAGGAGAAATTTGACAAGGAACTTGAACGTATAGTTTCGCAAGAAGAGGAAAAATTCCAAATCGCATTATATTCTCAGTCTCGCATGGAAGAATTAATGATGGAATCCGGGGCAAGGATTTCACAGATGGAATATGACCGTAGCCAACGCGAGATTAAAATGGCCAAAGACGCTCAAGAGCAAAAGCTGGACTTTTATGAAGCGGCAGCGGGAGGCATATCCAAAACATTTATGCAAATAGCCCAGGCGGGCGGAAAACAATCCAAAAAAGCATTTGAGGTTTATAAGGCATTTTCATTAGTGGAAGCTACCATCTCTGGATATAAAGCAATCTTGCAAGCTATGTCAGCGTATCCGCCGCCGTATTCATTTATTATGGCTGGCATTGCGGGAGCAGCGGCTGCGGTGCAAATAGGATTGATATCATCCGCTCAACCTCCATCATACGACAAGGGCGGTATATCAACTACGCCTGGGGTTTATTATGCCGGTGTGCCCGAAGCTCATATACCATTACAGGGCGGCAAAGTCCCTGTCAGCATCGATGGGGGCGGTCAAACTTTTATTATCCACATGGATAATCCTGTATTCCAGGATACGGAAACGCAACAAAGGGTGTTTGTTCAAATCGCAGAAGTGGTTGCAAAAAGAGTGGCACCGGGGGCGGTCGTCCAAAATTATCGAGATGATAAAGAAATTCGTGCAATGGTGAGGGGAAAATTATAA